GGGGACAccggcactggggacactggcacTGGGGATGTGTTGGGGACACCAGTATTGGGGACACCGGCACTGGGGACACCGGCACTGGGGACGTGTTGGGGACACCGGCGTTGGGGACACCGGCGTTGGGGACCcgggtgctggggacactggtgacACCGGCACACACGCCGTCCGGCCGCCACCGAGCCCCAGCCCCGGTGGCCACCAGCCCTCCCTTGTGGCGGGGTCGCGGCCGGGCTGCGCCGTCACCCACCGGAGCGGGGCCCGGTCACGCCGccgtctcctcttcctcctcctcctcctcctcctcctcggcccaGCCGCCCAGCGGCAGCTCCCGCAGCGCCGAGCCTGGGgttgggggggtcgggggggtcaCAGCCGGGCACGCAggaaccaccaccacccccccccccccccccgccagccgccccctccctggggacagccctgcgTGTCCCCGGGACCCCCGCGGCACCCACCTGCCGTCacgggggggctttggggggctcccgccgggccgggccccccctgctgctgctgctgctgctgctgctggtggagctggaggggggtgggggggggggggtggtcagGGACCCCCGCCGTGGCCGCCACAGCCcccccctcacagcagggaccCCCGTCACAGTGGTCAGAGCCCCATAGAGGTggtcagagccccccccccccccccccccccaaccagagcagggaccccccccccggtGGTGGTTGGAGCCCAGGGACAAGGGCCCGGGACGTGGGGGGGTGGgacatggggggctgcgggcaggaggCGAGGGCAGagccgccggggggggggtgcgtgGCCAGGAtgggggggcgcagggggacgtggggggacatgggggacatggagggatgtgggggggacatggagggatgtggggggacacagggggacgcGGGACACGGGGGGACGCGGGACGTGGGGGGACGCACGGGGACATGTGGGGAtgcggggggacatggggggacgcagagggacatggggggacacgggggatgtggggggacagggggaggcaGGGGCCACAGGGtgacatggggggacacagggtgacatgggggggtgcagggggacgCAGGGGATGGGGCGGACATGGGGGACGCAGAGGGACACGGGGGGCCGTGGGGGGccgggggtgacacggggggatgcagagggacacgggggggtgcggggggggccGCACCTCGTGCAGGTAGATGGCGTGGAGGCTCATCTCGGCCGAGGCCACCTCCCGCAGCAGCCCCGAGCGGCTCAGGCTGCGCCGCCGCGACTCGCTCAgcagcggggggctgcgggcagggacccccccgtCACATCACCCCCCCCACCGCATCCCCCCCACCGCCACAACACCCCCccaccgcatcccccccccccccaaccaaacATTCCCACCGCACCCCCCGCCAtcacaacacccccccccccaccgcatcccccccccgtcaccccccccacggcaccccccccacacacgccaccccccccaccgcactcccccccccccacatcacCCTGCCATGACAGCCCACCCCCCATGACACCCCCCCCATGACACCCCCCTGCCacgacacaccccccccccccaccacaaCGCCCTGTCCCCACCATGACGCCCCCCCACCCTGACACGACGTCCCACCGCGATGCTGCTacgacaccccccctcccccccctcgccaggacaccccccaccaccccccccccgggacacccccacCCCGTCACGACACCCCCCACCTGTGCTGATGCCCCCTCCCCACCACGTCACCCCCCCcacgacccccccccccgccatcacgccaccccccgcccgctcccgggGTCGTCCCCCCCCGTCCCGGACCTGTCCTCGGGGGGGGGTCGCTCGGGCTGGTCGCCGGGGCTGTCGGGGGCGAGCGGccccccccgggccggggggcggcgagGGAGGCCAGCAGGCTGGTGGCCGCGGCGCAGGGCTGGGCcagccggggggtcccggggccagTAGCCCGCTGGCCGGCAGCAGGGGCAGGACACTGGCCAGCAGCCCCtcgggctgggggcgggggcggcgtcAGGGGGCGGCCCGCGGCCACAGACCACCCGGCGCCCCCGGACCCCCCCCACCGTGTCCTGAGACCCCCGGACCCCCCGGGCACCTCCCCTCTCACCACCGCCGAGACCCCCCCACTCACCGCGGCCAGaggacccccgggacccccccttCATTACGGTCAGAGACCCCTGGGACTCCCCCCTCACTGCGGCCAGAGACCCCCGGAACCCCCCGGGATCCCCCGACTCACGGCGGCCAgagacccccgggaccccccccgggaccctcccGGGACcctcccgggacccccccactCACCGCGGCCAGAgaccccgggaccccccccgggacACCCTCCCCACTGCGGCCAgagacccccgggacccccccccgctCACCGCGGCCAGAGACGCCCgggaccccccgggacccccccccgctCACCGCGGCCAgagacccccgggacccccccgggaccccccccctcaCTGCGGCCAGagacccctgggaccccccccgggacccccccctcaCTGCGGCCAgagacccccgggaccccccccgctcACCGCGGCCAGagaccccccgggaccccccccgcgaCCTCCCGCTCACCGCGGCCAGAGacgcccgggacccccccgggaccccccccgctcACCGCGGCCAgagccccccgggacccccccgggaccccccctcTCTCACCGCGGCCAgagacccccgggaccccccccccgctcaCCGCGGCCAGAGCCCCccccgtgtccgtccccccccgccccgctcacccCGTCCGAGCCCTGGCCGAGCAGGGAGGCGGCGAgggcgccgggggcgggggggcgcgggggggcgcgcggccgccgccgctgcagGCGCTCCCGCAGGCGGGAGAGGAAGCGGccgctgggggggggcgggcgccAGCGCGGGTGGGCGATGGCGAAGCGCGTCAGCGACAGCTCCGTCTTCCCGCCCTCCGCCTgcgccgccggcccggcctcAGTCTGCCCGGCCCACAGCCACTGCGGGGGCGCGGCGTCAGGCCCGCACCGACCCCCCCGCCAGCCGCGGGGCGGCCCCCGGGGACcccacccccgggacccccacccaccccgggATCACCCACCCCCGGGATCACCCCCCCGGGATCACCCACCCCCCTGGGATCATCCCCCCCTCGGGATCatcccccccccgggacccccacccccccgggatcacccaccccgggacccccaccccccgggatccccccccccgggacccccaccccgGGATcacccaccccgggacccccacccccccgggatccccccccccgggatcacccacccccggggacaccccaccccggacccccaccccccccgggatcacccaccccgggacccccaccccccccgggatCCCCCCCCCGGGATCACCCACCCCCGGGAcacccaccccgggacccccacccccccggatcacccaccccgggacccccacccccccgggatcatccccccccccgggatcacccaccccgggaccccccacccccccgggatcACCCACCCCGGGATCACCCACCCCCGGGATCACCCacccgggaccccccacccccccgggatcATCCCCCCCCTCGGGATCATCCCCCCCCCCGGGATCgcccaccccgggacccccaccccccccgggatCGCCCACCCCCGGGATCATCCCCCCCCCTCGGGATCatcccccccccgggaccccccacccccccggatCACCCACCCCCGGGATCatcccccccccgggaccccccaccccccgggatCATCCCCCCCCTCGGGATCatcccccccccgggacccccacccccccgggatcACCCACCCCGGGatcaccccccccccgggacccccactCCCCGGGATCCCCCtccaccccgggacccccactCCCCGGGATCAtccaccccgggaccccccaccccccccgggatCACCCACCCCGGGACCCCACCCCCCCGGGATCACCCACCCCGGGATCACCCacccgggaccccccacccccccgggatcACCCACCCCGGGACCCCACCCCCGGGATCACCCACCCGGGATCACCCACCCCCGGGAtcacccccccgggacccccaccccctCCGGGATCATCCCCCCCTCGGGATCATccctcccccgggacccccaccccccccgggatccccccccaccccgggacccccactCCCCGGGATCACCCACCCGGGATCACCCCCCACCCGGGATCACCCATTCTGGGACCCCCATCAcctcaggacccccccaccccgggacccccatccccCCGGGACCACCCTCTCCGGGAtcaccccccccccgggatcACCCACCCCGGGATCACCCACCCCGGACCCCCCAACCCCggcatccccccccaccccgggaccccccaccccgggaccaCCCCCACCggcatccccccccaccccgggacccccatccccCCGGGACCACCCTCTCGGGATcatccccccccccgggacccccatcaCCCCGGGGTCACCCACCCCAGGATCACCCATTCCAGGACCCCCAtcaccccgggaccccccacacccgggatccccccccccaccccgggatcACCCACTCGGGGATCACCCCCCGCCTCCGGGACCCCCATCACTCCGGGGCcacccaccccgggacccccatcaCCCGGGACCCCCCATCACCCCAGGATCCCCCCCCACACcagggtcccccccaccccgggatcCCCCCCATCCCAGGACCCCCATCAGCCGTGGGACCCCACCCCaggatcccccccaccccagggtccCCATCACCCCGAGACCCTTCATCACCCCAGGACCCCCCATTACCCTGGCCCCCCCCAACCCTGGGATCACCCCCACCCCAAGACCCCCCATCACCCCGAGACCTCCCATCTCGGGAACCCCCCTCAGCCCAGGACCCCCATCacccccagggtccccccccgccccgggaccccccatcacgccaggacaccccccaccccaccccaggacCGTCACCTCTCCAGGACCCCTCATCACCCCAAGATCCCCCACCCCGGACCCCCCAtcaccccaggaccccccccccggggatcGCCATCGCCCTGAAACTCCCCATCACCCTGCGACCCCTCGTCGCCCCGGGAGCCCCCCTCACCCCCGGACCCCCGACCACCTCGGTACCCCGCCCTcacgcctgccccccccccatcatcaccccctgcccccccccgacCTGGGGGTTGCCGTGGTTGCGGACGTCGAGCTGGGCGAAGGAGCAGATGTCGCCCACCCCCGCCACCTCCACCGTGAAGTTGCGGAAGAAGTCGACGATGTCGagggcgcggggcgggagggcgaAGATGAGGATGAGGGGGGTGAGGATGgggctcagcagctcctccaggaTGAAGACCTGCGGGCGGAGAGGGGGGAGGTCggtcgggggcagggggggggtcctgaagggggtggggggttccctcccgccgccccgcccggcgctgcccgcaGCTCACCGCCTTGTACTGGAAGAGCTGGGCCATCTCGGCGCGCGTCTCGGCGCGGCCGGCGTTGGCCTGCCAGTGGTCGGGCAAGTAATGGACGTGGGCCAGGACGtgctggcaggagctgctccggGCACCACACGGCGTGCTCGTCGGGGATGAAGGACCTGCGGGACACGGGGGGGACGCAGGGGTTGGTCCCGCCTCGcgccccggccacccccgccgcggccgccggcacggcccggcccggccgcacCCACCTGGCCACGGTgaccaccagccccagcagcgtgATGGCGGCCAGGATGTGCTGCACCGTCAGCACGTCCTCGTCGTAGACGGTCAGGACGATGAGGACGGCCAGGAGGGAGCCGGCGAAGAAGGCGACGTTCTTGGCCAGCACGGCCAGCAGCGGGCTGGCGAAGGAGTTCATGTACTTGGTGGCCGGCTCGTAGCCGCGGCTGAGCCGCTCCTGCAGCTCGTGGCCCAGCTCGTTGAAGTGCCGCAGGTAGTGGCGGCCGTAGAGGGACCAGCGGCGGGCGCCcaggctgcccggctcccgcttGATCACCTCGGCGTAGCTGAAGAAGGCGTAGAGCAGCTGCCAGACCAGCACGCAGGGGCACAGCAGCAGGTTGGCCACCCCCAGCAGCACGGTGGGCTCGCGCCAGCCGCCGGGGCCAGCTCCCGCCGGGCGCCCGCCCCGCTTGCACTGCGGCCGCAGGCTCCACTTGTTCTGGAAGAGGGCGGCGGGGGccccagaagagcagcagctccaggttgTACTGCAGCCCCCGGGTGAGGAAGACGAGGGTGCCCAGCAGCGGCAGGCGGAAGCGCAGGGGCAAGCAGCGCCTTGTTGACCATGGCCACGGTGTAGTTCTGGAAGCGCAGGATGCGGTGGTGGATGTCCAGCTCCGTCAGCTCCCGCCGGTGCACGCagagctgctgccgccgctgcagCGCCATCAGCCGCGCCTGCACCTCCTGCCAGCTGTAGCTGCGCACGCCCTCCTGCCACAAGGACACGGCCGCGTCGGCGACGCGTGGCACGGCGCGGCGACGCGTGGAACCGCGCGGCACGGCTCGACCGCATGGAACCGCGCGGCACGGCTCGGCACCCGCGTGGAACTGCGCGGCACCGGCTCAGCACCCGTGATGTACAGCTCGGCGCCGCGTGGTACCACGTGGCACGGCTCAGCACCGCACGGCACCACGCggctcagcaccacacagcacGGCTCGGCACCACCTGGAACCACGTGGCACGGCTCGGCACCCGTGACATACGCCTCGGTACCATGTGGCGCCATGTGGCACAGCTCGGCACCGCACGGTGCTGCATGGCACAGCTCGGCACCGCACGGCACCACGTGGCTCCGCACCGCAAGGAACAGCTCGGCACTGTGTGGAACCATATGGCACGGCTCGGGCACCGCACGGTACAGCTCAGTACCACGTGGTACCATGTGGCACGGCTCGGCACCGTGTGGTACGGTGTGGCACAGCTCGGCACAGCACGGCCCCCACAGGGCTCGGCACCACCCAGCACGGCTCGGCACCATGTGGCACGGCTTGGCGCTGTGCGGCACGGTACGGCACCACGCGGTATGGCTTGGTACCATGCAGGACCACGTGGCACAGCTTGGCAACGTGCAGCACAGCTCGGGCACCACACGGTACCGCATGGCACAGCCCGGCACCGCACGGTACGGGTCGGCACCACAAGGTACAGCCGTGTGGTACGACGCAGCACGGCTCAGCACCATGCGGCACGGCTTTGGCACCACGTGGCATGGCTCGGCACCATACGGTACCGCACGGCACAGCTCAGCACCGCGTGGTACCGTGCGGCACAGCGCGGCACGGCTCAGCACTGCGCTGTGCGGCTCAGCCTGGCTTGGCACCACATGGCACGgctcaccaccaccaccgcacggcacggctcggcacCGCGCAGCACCACGCGGCACGGGAGGGCTCGGTACCATGTGGCACAGCTCGGCACCCCGCGGTACCGCATGGCACCGTGCGGCACAGCTCCGCACCGTGCGGCACGGCTCAGCGCCACGCGGCACGGCCCGGCACGGCCGTCCCCACCCCCAGCGGCGCTCACCGAGGGGATGCCGAGGGCTTTGGCGTAGAAGGCGCGGATCTCCCAGTAGCCGAGCAGGCGGCAGAGCACCTTCCCCCAGCCGGTACAGCCAGAACCCGCCCGCCATCACCAGCAGGAAGATGAGCCAGCCGCTGGCGCCGATCCTGCCGCGAGGGGGGACGCACGCGTCAGGCGGGGTCCCCTCGGccctgggacaccccccacccccccagccccggccccccgctcACCGCCGGGCGCACTGCGGGGCGGGCAGGACGGCGTCGGGCAGCGACACCTTGGCGCGGTCGGGCACCGTGGCGGCGCGGCTGCGGTTGAGCGGGCGGTTGGCGAAGAGGACGTCGTAGTCCACGCAGCAGAGCAGGAAGGTGGTGAAGGCGACGACGAACAGGAACTGcctgggggggcggcggggggctcagCGCGGACCCCCCGGCGCCCCACGGCGCCCCACGGCGCCCCACGGCGTCGCGCCGGCACCTACCCCAGCTCGAAGACGTCGGAGAGCATCATGCAGGCGAAGCCGTTCTTCTGGTGGAAGTGGTAGATGTTGGGGGGGCGGGTTAAGGAGCCTGTGCCCGCCGTgccggacccccccccgcccccccaacacacacacacacatatcccgacccccccccggccccccccggcatgGAGCGGGGGGccctgcgaggaggaggaggaggaggaggaggaggaggaggaggatatcTTGGTGAAGAAACTGTCCAGGTTCTTGACGTGGTGCCAggactctggggggggggggggggggggggggacagaaaaACAGCGGGGGTTCGGCGGGGGCCGCGGCAcggcacccccacccccacccccccgccctgcgcCCCCCACCCTGGGCTCACATGGCGGGGTCTGGACACCCCCCGACCCCCCCAAGGAGGGTCTGGACCCCATCCCTTGGCAGGGTCtggaccccccccaaaaaacccaggcCCCCCCAGCAGGGTCTGGAGCCCCCCTTGACAGGGTcaggacccccccctccccccgcagcccaggaccccccccagcagggACTGAACCCCCCCCTTGGCAGGGTCtggaccccccccaaaaaacccaggcCCCCCCAGCAGGTTCTGGACCCCGTCCCTTGGCAGGGTGTGGACCCCCCCCAGAAGGGTCTGGACACCCCCCCCAAAAGCTCAGCCCCCCCCTAGTAGGGTCAGGACCCCCCCAGCAGAGTCTGAACCCCCCCTTGGCAGGGTCAGGAGTCGTGCcccccccccctgcagcccaggaGCCCCCCAGCAGGGACTGAACCCCCCCCTTGGCAGGGTCTGGAGCCCCCCTAAAACCCAGGATCCCCCCCCAGCAGGAACtgaaccccccccaaaatcccaggACGCCCCCAGCAGGGTCTGAACCCCCCCAGCAGGGTCAGGACCCCCCCAAAAAGCCCaggacaccccccccagcagggtcTGGAGCCCCCCTTGGCCGGgtcaggacccccccccccagcaggttccgccccccccaccttgcccccCCTCGCTGAcgtgcagcagcagctcctcctcgCCCGGGGGCGAGTCCTCCTCCGGGTCCTCCAGCCGCCGGTACTCGCCCTGCGCCGCCATGGCCCCTGCGCCTGCGGGGGGGCCACCCGTCGGCACCCCCCGCCGGCTCCACGGGCACCGGGGGGCGCGGTGGCGAGCGGTGGCCCGGCGGGCTGAGCTGGTCGCCCCGCGGCCGGCCGCCGGAAATGCCGGGGAGGCCACGCAGCGCCGCCCGCGTGCCCCGAATTCAGGCCACCTGAGCTGGCCACCCGCACCGCCACCGCGGCCACCGCCGCCGGCCAGGGCCACCAGCCACGGGCAGGGCCACCAGCCACCGGCCGGGCCACCAGTCACCAGCCAGGGCTACAGCCACGGGCGCGGCCGCCGGCCAGGCCACCAGCCAccagccagggccaccagccACCCGCCAGGGCCCACCAGCCACAGGCACGGCCACTAGCCACCCGCCAGGGCCACCAGTCACGGGCATGGACACCGGACACCGGCCAGGGCCACCAGCCGTGGGCACGGCCACTAGCCACCGGCCAGGGCCACCAGTCACGGGCATGGACACCGGACACCGGCCAGGGCCACCAGCCGTGGGCACGGCCACTAGCCACCGGCCAGGGCCACCAGTCACAGGCATGGACACCGGACACCGGCCAGGGCCACCAGCCGTGGGCACGGCCACCAGCCACCACCCACTGGCCACCAGCCACAGGCACGGCCACATCACACACGCCACCCGTCCCCTCCCCCGGATGGGTCCCCGCCACCCCCCAGccgtgcccccccctccccccccgtgGGGTCAGAGGTCCCTGAGGAgagacccccccacacaccccccccccggcggggacCCCCCGCTTCACCCCACGGCTGTCCCCCCGGTCCCAGGGGAGGGGACTCCCATCCCCAGGGAGACCCCCCACGGACCCCCTCCCCatggacccccccctccccatgggCCCCCCTCCCATGGGCCCCCTCCCCATGGACCCCCCTCCCATGGACCCCCCTCCCCACAGACCCCTGTCCCCATGGGCCCCCCCCGCCGTCGCCCCCTCCCCATGGACCCTCATCCCCAAGGATACCCACTCTGTGGACCCCCATCCCCACAGACCCCCATCCCCACGGGGGGGGGGTCAGGACAGGGGTCCCCACGGGGCCACCTCCCGTGGCCTCTCGGTGCCCtggggacccccgtccccgggggggggggggcggatggGACCCCAACCCCTTTGGGGTTGGGCAGGGCCCCCGGGGCAGGAGGGACCCCAAACCCTCGGGACCGGAGCCCCGGCCCCGTGGGGCAGCGCAGGACCCCCCTGGGGCAGCCTGggacccctgccctccctggggaagggggggacccCCggcactttggggggggggggacccctgGACCActggggcaggatgggaccctCAGCCCCATGGGGAAAGcacgggaccccccccccccggggctggatGAGACCCCTGGACCTCCTGgacccccagcccgtggggcaggacgggaccccccaccccctaGGGAAGGATAAGACCCCCCTCCCCTGGGGCAGGACAggacccccaccccggggggcaGGACGGGACCCCCCCGTctgtcccctctgccctccccttACCGCCGCCAGCgctcccgcagccccacaggtcaCCAGCGTCCCCTCCAGTGGCCAGTGGCCAGCGTCCGGCCAGGCCGGTGGCCGCAGGTGACACCGTCCGGCCCCACCCCGCCGCGGCACTGCCTGGGCCTGACTCACGGCACGGGGGGGCCCGGGGCACCGGCACGGTGATTCGGGGGGGGGAAGCGGCCGgcggagcccccccggcccccctcggCCCCACGCTGACCCCCGGCCTTGTGCCACGGCTGCCGGCCGGGGACAGGGCCACCGTGTCCCCCGGGATCGGGTGTCCCGGCCATCGCCCCCCCCACCTGCCCCGCACCGGGTGGCCAAAAATACCCGCGGGGGGCCCAAAAATAGCCCGGGCGGCGTAAACAGCCTGGGGTGGGGGCGAGGGCTGGCGAGGGGACCCCCCCCCTGCGC
This sequence is a window from Rissa tridactyla isolate bRisTri1 unplaced genomic scaffold, bRisTri1.patW.cur.20221130 scaffold_683, whole genome shotgun sequence. Protein-coding genes within it:
- the LOC128903834 gene encoding LOW QUALITY PROTEIN: autophagy-related protein 9A-like (The sequence of the model RefSeq protein was modified relative to this genomic sequence to represent the inferred CDS: deleted 8 bases in 6 codons); translation: MAAQGEYRRLEDPEEDSPPGEEELLLHVSEGGQESWHHVKNLDSFFTKIYHFHQKNGFACMMLSDVFELGQFLFVVAFTTFLLCCVDYDVLFANRPLNRSRAATVPDRAKVSLPDAVLPAPQCARRIGASGWLIFLLVMAGGFWLYRLGKVLCRLLGYWEIRAFYAKALGIPSEGVRSYSWQEVQARLMALQRRQQLCVHRRELTELDIHHRILRFQNYTVAMVNKALLPLRFRLPLLGTLVFLTRGLQYNLELLLFWGPAALFQNKWSLRPQCKRGGRPAGAGPGGWREPTVLLGVANLLLCPCVLVWQLLYAFFSYAEVIKREPGSLGARRWSLYGRHYLRHFNELGHELQERLSRGYEPATKYMNSFASPLLAVLAKNVAFFAGSLLAVLIVLTVYDEDVLTVQHILAAITLLGLVVTVARSFIPDEHAVWCPEQLLQHVLAHVHYLPDHWQANAGRAETRAEMAQLFQYKAVFILEELLSPILTPLILIFALPPRALDIVDFFRNFTVEVAGVGDICSFAQLDVRNHGNPQWLWAGQTEAGPAAQAEGGKTELSLTRFAIAHPRWRPPPPSGRFLSRLRERLQRRRPRAPPRPPAPGALAASLLGQGSDGPEGLLASVLPLLPASGLLPGTPRLAQPCAAATSLLASLAAPRPGGGRSPPTAPDQPERPPPEDSPPLLSESRRRSLSRSGLLREVASAEMSLHAIYLHELHQQQQQQQQQGGPGPAGAPQSPPVTAGSALRELPLGGWAEEEEEEEEEEETAA